The proteins below are encoded in one region of Bacillus vallismortis:
- the slrA gene encoding transcriptional regulator SlrA, with protein MKTHVKKDLDKDWHMLMQEARSMGLGIHDVRQFLESETALRKNNHKKTVRQD; from the coding sequence ATGAAAACTCATGTTAAAAAAGATTTGGACAAAGATTGGCATATGTTAATGCAAGAAGCTAGATCCATGGGGTTAGGCATTCATGATGTGAGGCAGTTTTTAGAATCTGAGACAGCATTGAGAAAGAACAATCACAAAAAAACCGTCCGCCAAGACTAA
- a CDS encoding GtrA family protein, which translates to MYIIMGIFTTIVNIASFYILVEIMNIDYKAATVAAWILSVLFAYITNKLYVFQQKTDDLQSLLKELTAFFSVRVLSLGIDLGMMIILVGQFNTNETLAKILDNAVIVVVNYAASKWLVFKKAKEEGV; encoded by the coding sequence ATGTACATCATTATGGGGATTTTCACCACCATTGTGAACATCGCCAGCTTTTATATATTGGTAGAGATCATGAATATCGATTATAAAGCCGCCACTGTCGCCGCTTGGATTTTGTCCGTGCTGTTTGCTTACATCACGAATAAATTATATGTGTTTCAGCAAAAAACAGATGACCTGCAGAGCCTGTTGAAGGAGCTCACAGCTTTTTTCAGCGTTCGGGTTCTGTCTCTCGGCATTGATTTAGGCATGATGATCATTCTTGTCGGCCAGTTCAATACAAATGAAACCTTGGCCAAAATACTCGATAACGCGGTCATTGTTGTCGTCAACTATGCTGCAAGCAAATGGCTCGTCTTTAAAAAGGCAAAAGAAGAAGGCGTGTGA
- a CDS encoding galactokinase, which yields MREELKGIYASVFGEIEGIRFFFAPGRVNLIGEHTDYNGGHVFPCALTMGTYAAVAERKDGLVRMYSDNFKEAGIKECSLDDIRYQKEDDWANYPKGVIYEFQQRGYSIPHGFDIVFSGNIPNGAGLSSSASIELLMGVVLQSYFHPEVEALELVKMAQHAENTFIGVNCGIMDQFAIGMGKKHHAMLLNCDTLDYEYSKLDVSGLALVIANTNKKRTLADSSYNTRRQECTDALIDLQKVLDIASLGDIKPAEFDAHSSLIRNETNRRRAKHAVYENHRAIKTAEMFKENNVDEIGRLMKESHLSLKDDYEVTCPELDELVFAAWDHEGVIGSRMTGAGFGGCTISIVKDAFVDDFIQKVGDRYQEKTGLKAEFYVADIGEGARELKGE from the coding sequence ATGCGGGAAGAGCTAAAGGGGATATATGCAAGTGTATTCGGAGAAATAGAGGGAATACGGTTTTTTTTCGCACCTGGAAGAGTGAATCTGATTGGAGAACATACAGACTATAACGGCGGGCATGTGTTTCCATGCGCGCTGACAATGGGTACATATGCTGCTGTAGCAGAAAGAAAAGACGGTCTTGTCCGGATGTATTCTGACAACTTTAAAGAGGCAGGCATCAAGGAATGCAGCCTTGACGACATTCGCTATCAAAAAGAAGACGACTGGGCCAACTACCCGAAAGGCGTCATTTATGAATTTCAGCAAAGGGGCTATTCAATTCCCCATGGCTTTGACATCGTGTTTTCAGGGAATATCCCAAACGGGGCGGGGCTCTCGTCCTCCGCTTCGATTGAGCTGCTGATGGGAGTCGTGCTTCAAAGCTATTTTCACCCTGAAGTGGAGGCGCTTGAGCTTGTAAAAATGGCGCAGCATGCGGAAAACACATTTATCGGTGTCAATTGCGGGATTATGGACCAATTCGCGATCGGAATGGGCAAAAAACATCATGCGATGCTGCTGAACTGCGACACGCTGGATTATGAATATAGCAAACTCGATGTCTCAGGCCTCGCGCTCGTCATTGCGAACACGAACAAAAAAAGGACATTGGCAGACTCAAGCTATAATACGAGACGCCAAGAGTGCACTGACGCGTTGATTGATCTGCAAAAAGTGCTTGATATTGCCTCGCTGGGCGACATCAAGCCCGCTGAATTTGACGCGCATTCCAGCCTGATTCGAAATGAAACGAACAGACGCCGGGCAAAGCACGCCGTATATGAAAACCACCGGGCCATCAAGACGGCCGAGATGTTCAAAGAAAACAATGTAGATGAAATCGGGCGGTTAATGAAGGAATCCCACCTTTCATTGAAGGATGATTATGAAGTGACTTGCCCTGAACTTGATGAGCTTGTGTTTGCGGCGTGGGACCACGAAGGAGTCATCGGATCAAGAATGACGGGAGCGGGCTTCGGAGGCTGCACCATCAGCATTGTAAAGGATGCGTTTGTTGATGATTTTATCCAAAAGGTTGGCGACAGATATCAAGAAAAAACAGGTCTCAAAGCGGAATTTTATGTTGCTGATATCGGAGAGGGAGCGAGAGAACTAAAGGGGGAGTGA
- the galT gene encoding UDP-glucose--hexose-1-phosphate uridylyltransferase — protein sequence MSIIEHLEQLLEYGLERKLISIWDREYTRNRLYEALDIKQPEQVSRTCIKEAESLPDLLAPIYKWAEETGRMEADTDTYRDLLSAKLMGCFVPAPSEVIRKFEETKALYGPKQATKEFYQYSEDVYYIRSDRIAKNVHWTVPTEYGELEMTINLSKPEKDPKAIAAAKDQTQTNYPMCLLCKENVGFEGSVNHPARQNHRIIPVILKGEEWYLQFSPYVYYPEHCIVLKGEHEPMEISRKTFERLLSFLGQYPHYFIGSNADLPIVGGSILSHDHFQGGAHDFPMARAEAEDVYELHDHPGVSLGLVKWPMSVLRLQGDKPDHVVGAADHIFRTWQTYSDEKAGIAAYTDSTPHNTVTPIARRRGGLYELDIVLRNNRTDEEHPLGIFHPHQDVHHIKKENIGLIEVMGLAILPGRLQEEMKETAAALCSADPETALKQNPLTAKHKDWALRLMEKRTITRENADQVIKEELGHVFARILEHAGVFKQTPEGKQAFKRFIDHLGVKPIKSLNR from the coding sequence ATGAGTATCATTGAACATCTGGAACAGCTGCTAGAGTATGGCCTGGAACGAAAACTGATTTCGATCTGGGATCGGGAATATACGAGAAACCGTCTATATGAAGCGTTGGACATCAAACAACCCGAGCAGGTCTCCCGCACATGCATCAAGGAGGCCGAAAGCCTGCCGGACTTGCTTGCTCCCATTTACAAATGGGCGGAGGAAACCGGCCGAATGGAAGCGGATACAGACACGTATCGCGACTTGCTCAGCGCCAAGCTGATGGGATGTTTCGTACCTGCTCCATCCGAGGTCATTCGCAAGTTTGAAGAGACAAAAGCATTATACGGTCCAAAACAGGCGACAAAGGAATTCTATCAATATTCAGAGGATGTCTACTATATCCGGTCTGACAGGATCGCCAAAAATGTGCATTGGACGGTGCCGACCGAATATGGCGAACTGGAAATGACCATTAATCTATCAAAGCCTGAAAAAGACCCAAAAGCGATTGCCGCTGCAAAAGACCAAACGCAGACGAATTACCCGATGTGTTTGCTGTGTAAAGAAAATGTCGGATTTGAGGGCAGCGTGAATCATCCAGCCCGCCAAAATCACAGAATCATTCCGGTTATCCTGAAAGGCGAAGAATGGTATTTGCAGTTTTCGCCATACGTCTATTATCCTGAGCATTGCATCGTCTTAAAGGGTGAACATGAACCGATGGAGATCAGCAGAAAAACATTTGAAAGGCTGCTGTCATTTCTCGGGCAATATCCGCATTACTTTATCGGATCAAATGCGGATCTGCCGATTGTCGGCGGCAGCATCCTGAGCCATGATCATTTCCAAGGCGGGGCACACGATTTTCCGATGGCGCGTGCGGAAGCGGAGGATGTATATGAATTACATGATCATCCCGGTGTGTCGTTGGGCTTAGTGAAGTGGCCGATGTCGGTTCTCAGGCTCCAAGGAGACAAACCGGATCATGTCGTTGGAGCCGCTGATCATATATTCCGCACATGGCAAACGTATTCAGATGAAAAAGCCGGCATAGCCGCTTATACAGACAGTACGCCCCATAATACGGTTACGCCGATCGCGCGGCGCAGGGGTGGCTTGTACGAACTCGATATCGTGCTAAGAAACAACCGGACGGATGAGGAGCATCCGTTAGGAATCTTTCATCCTCATCAGGACGTTCACCATATTAAAAAAGAAAATATCGGCCTGATTGAAGTCATGGGATTGGCGATATTGCCGGGCCGTTTACAGGAAGAAATGAAAGAAACGGCAGCGGCGCTGTGCTCTGCTGATCCGGAAACAGCCTTAAAACAAAATCCGCTAACGGCAAAGCATAAGGACTGGGCGCTTCGGCTGATGGAAAAAAGAACGATAACAAGAGAGAATGCCGATCAAGTGATAAAAGAAGAGCTTGGACATGTATTCGCTCGGATTCTTGAACACGCCGGTGTATTTAAACAAACTCCGGAAGGAAAACAGGCCTTCAAAAGGTTTATTGATCATTTAGGCGTGAAACCAATCAAAAGCCTCAACCGCTAG
- a CDS encoding GlsB/YeaQ/YmgE family stress response membrane protein gives MSFIISLIVAIIIGWLGSLFVKGDMPGGIIGSMIAGLIGAWIGHGLLGTWGPNLAGFAIIPAVIGAAIVVFLVSLLARKRG, from the coding sequence ATGAGTTTTATCATTTCACTTATTGTCGCTATTATTATCGGATGGCTTGGCAGCCTGTTTGTGAAAGGAGATATGCCAGGAGGAATTATCGGGTCTATGATCGCGGGTCTTATCGGCGCCTGGATCGGACACGGACTGCTTGGCACATGGGGGCCGAACCTAGCCGGATTTGCCATTATCCCAGCGGTGATCGGCGCTGCCATTGTTGTATTCCTAGTAAGCCTGTTAGCGAGAAAAAGAGGATAA
- the qoxA gene encoding cytochrome aa3 quinol oxidase subunit II encodes MIFLFRALKPLLVLAMLTVIFVLGGCSNASVLDPKGPVAQQQTDLILLSIGFMLFIVGVVFVLFTIILVKYRDRKGKDNGSYNPEIHGNTFLEVVWTVIPILIVIALSVPTVQTIYSLEKAPEATKDKEPLVVHATSVDWKWVFSYPEQDIETVNYLNIPVDRPILFKISSADSMASLWIPQLGGQKYAMAGMLMDQYLQADEVGTYEGRNANFTGEHFADQEFDVNAVTEEDFDSWVKKTQDEAPKLTKEKYDQLMLPENVDELTFSSTHLKYVDHGQDAEYAMEARKRLGYQAVSPHSKTDPFENVKENEFKKSDDTEE; translated from the coding sequence GTGATCTTCTTGTTCAGAGCATTAAAACCGTTGCTTGTATTAGCGATGTTAACTGTGATTTTCGTCCTTGGGGGATGCAGCAATGCTTCAGTACTAGATCCGAAAGGGCCTGTAGCTCAACAGCAAACTGATTTAATCCTGTTATCTATCGGATTTATGCTGTTTATCGTCGGGGTCGTCTTTGTTCTATTTACCATTATTTTAGTAAAATACCGCGACCGTAAAGGCAAAGATAATGGATCTTATAACCCAGAAATTCATGGTAACACGTTCTTAGAAGTAGTCTGGACAGTGATCCCAATTTTAATCGTCATTGCACTTTCTGTGCCAACCGTACAGACGATATATTCGTTAGAAAAAGCTCCTGAAGCAACAAAGGACAAAGAGCCTCTTGTTGTTCATGCTACTTCGGTAGATTGGAAATGGGTATTCAGCTACCCTGAGCAGGATATTGAGACGGTCAACTACTTAAACATTCCTGTAGACCGCCCGATCTTGTTCAAAATTTCATCTGCAGATTCAATGGCTTCGCTATGGATTCCTCAGCTTGGAGGACAAAAGTACGCGATGGCGGGAATGCTGATGGACCAATACTTACAGGCTGATGAAGTGGGAACTTATGAAGGCCGCAATGCGAACTTCACAGGTGAACATTTTGCAGACCAAGAGTTTGATGTGAATGCAGTCACAGAAGAAGACTTTGACAGCTGGGTGAAAAAGACTCAGGATGAGGCGCCTAAGCTGACAAAAGAGAAGTATGATCAATTGATGCTTCCAGAAAATGTAGATGAATTAACGTTCTCTTCTACTCACTTAAAATACGTTGATCACGGACAAGACGCAGAATACGCGATGGAGGCGCGCAAACGCCTTGGCTACCAAGCCGTTTCACCGCACTCTAAAACAGATCCGTTTGAAAACGTAAAAGAAAATGAATTTAAGAAGTCTGATGATACAGAAGAATGA
- the qoxB gene encoding cytochrome aa3 quinol oxidase subunit I, giving the protein MKFKWDEFFVTGDPLILGAQVSIALSTIAIIFVLTYFKKWKWLWSEWITTVDHKKLGIMYIIAAVIMLFRGGVDGLMMRAQLALPNNSFLDSNHYNEIFTTHGTIMIIFMAMPFLIGLINVVVPLQIGARDVAFPYLNNLSFWTFFVGAMLFNISFVIGGSPNAGWTSYMPLASNEMSPGPGENYYLLGLQIAGIGTLMTGINFMVTILKMRTKGMTLMRMPMFTWTTLITMVIIVFAFPVLTVALALLSFDRLFGAHFFTLEAGGMPMLWANLFWIWGHPEVYIVILPAFGIFSEIIASFARKQLFGYTAMVGSIIAISVLSFLVWTHHFFTMGNSASVNSFFSITTMAISIPTGVKIFNWLFTMYKGRISFTTPMLWALAFIPNFVIGGVTGVMLAMAAADYQYHNTYFLVSHFHYVLIAGTVFACFAGFIFWYPKMFGHKLNERIGKWFFWIFMIGFNVCFFPQYFLGLQGMPRRIYTYGPNDGWTALNFISTVGAFMMGVGFLILCYNIYYSFRYSTREISGDSWGVGRTLDWATSSAIPPHYNFAVLPEVKSKDAFHQMKEEKIELYPESKFKKIHMPSNSGRPFLMSVAFGIAGFGLVFEWYWMGVVGLIGVLLCMVLRSFEYDNGYYVSVDEIKETERKISE; this is encoded by the coding sequence ATGAAATTCAAATGGGACGAATTTTTCGTAACTGGTGACCCATTAATCCTGGGCGCACAAGTTTCCATTGCGCTTTCAACCATTGCCATCATTTTTGTACTGACTTACTTCAAAAAGTGGAAATGGCTCTGGTCTGAATGGATAACTACTGTTGACCATAAAAAACTCGGAATCATGTATATTATAGCTGCTGTAATCATGTTATTCCGCGGCGGTGTCGACGGTCTGATGATGCGTGCCCAGCTAGCGCTTCCGAATAACAGTTTTTTAGACTCAAACCACTATAATGAGATTTTTACAACGCACGGTACGATCATGATCATTTTCATGGCGATGCCGTTCTTAATCGGTCTTATCAACGTTGTTGTGCCTCTTCAAATCGGTGCGCGCGACGTTGCGTTCCCTTACTTGAACAACCTGAGCTTCTGGACGTTCTTCGTAGGGGCGATGCTTTTCAATATTTCTTTCGTTATCGGAGGTTCTCCGAATGCAGGCTGGACGAGTTACATGCCGCTTGCAAGTAACGAGATGAGCCCTGGGCCGGGTGAGAACTACTACCTCCTCGGACTTCAGATTGCCGGTATCGGTACCCTGATGACAGGGATCAACTTTATGGTCACAATCTTAAAAATGAGAACAAAAGGCATGACATTAATGCGTATGCCAATGTTCACATGGACAACACTGATCACAATGGTTATTATCGTGTTTGCGTTCCCTGTGCTTACAGTAGCTTTAGCACTTTTATCATTTGATCGTTTGTTCGGCGCTCACTTTTTCACACTGGAAGCAGGCGGTATGCCGATGCTTTGGGCTAACTTGTTCTGGATTTGGGGACATCCTGAAGTATATATCGTTATTCTTCCGGCGTTCGGTATTTTCTCTGAGATTATTGCAAGCTTTGCGAGAAAACAATTGTTTGGTTACACAGCGATGGTCGGATCTATTATCGCCATCTCCGTATTGAGTTTCCTAGTTTGGACTCACCACTTCTTCACAATGGGGAACAGTGCGTCCGTTAACTCATTCTTCTCAATTACGACAATGGCCATCTCAATCCCGACCGGGGTCAAAATCTTTAACTGGCTCTTTACGATGTATAAAGGCCGAATCAGCTTTACAACGCCTATGCTGTGGGCGCTTGCGTTCATTCCTAACTTCGTCATCGGCGGGGTGACAGGGGTTATGCTTGCGATGGCAGCAGCGGATTATCAATATCACAATACGTACTTCCTTGTATCTCACTTCCACTATGTGCTGATCGCGGGTACTGTATTTGCTTGTTTCGCCGGATTTATTTTCTGGTATCCAAAAATGTTCGGCCACAAGCTGAACGAAAGAATCGGAAAATGGTTCTTCTGGATCTTTATGATCGGTTTCAATGTATGTTTCTTCCCGCAATATTTCTTGGGGCTTCAAGGCATGCCTCGCCGTATTTACACATACGGACCGAATGACGGCTGGACTGCATTGAACTTTATCTCAACTGTCGGAGCTTTCATGATGGGTGTAGGATTCTTAATCCTTTGCTATAACATCTACTACAGCTTCCGCTACTCCACTCGTGAAATCAGCGGGGATTCATGGGGTGTGGGACGTACGCTTGATTGGGCGACTTCTTCTGCGATTCCGCCGCATTACAACTTTGCGGTGCTTCCTGAAGTCAAATCTAAGGATGCGTTCCATCAGATGAAAGAAGAAAAAATAGAGTTATACCCTGAAAGCAAATTCAAGAAAATCCATATGCCAAGCAACTCAGGCAGACCGTTCCTTATGTCTGTTGCCTTCGGTATCGCCGGCTTTGGACTTGTCTTTGAATGGTACTGGATGGGCGTAGTCGGATTGATCGGAGTCTTGCTCTGCATGGTTCTGCGTTCATTCGAATACGACAACGGCTACTACGTTAGTGTTGATGAAATAAAAGAGACGGAAAGAAAGATTTCCGAATAA
- the qoxC gene encoding cytochrome aa3 quinol oxidase subunit III, producing MEHAEHGNSNAPMEYQSETGRLNILGFWIFLGAEIVLFSTLFATFFVLQNRTAGGVLPDELFEVNLVMIMTFLLLISSFTCGIAVHEMRRGSLKGVVIWTIITLLLGAGFVGFEITEFVHYVHEGASLGTSAFWSGFFVLLGTHGTHVTIGIFWIIGILIQLKKRGLTPQTSSKIFISSLYWHFLDVVWIFIFTGVYLMGLGGL from the coding sequence ATGGAACATGCAGAACACGGCAATTCTAACGCGCCTATGGAATATCAATCTGAAACCGGCAGACTTAATATTCTCGGGTTTTGGATCTTTTTAGGGGCAGAAATTGTGTTGTTCTCAACACTATTTGCAACCTTCTTCGTTCTTCAAAACAGAACAGCAGGAGGTGTCTTACCGGACGAACTGTTTGAAGTGAATCTGGTAATGATTATGACGTTCTTGCTGCTTATCAGCAGCTTTACCTGCGGGATCGCTGTTCATGAAATGCGCCGTGGAAGTTTAAAAGGCGTCGTCATTTGGACAATTATCACTCTTCTTCTCGGTGCCGGCTTCGTCGGTTTTGAGATTACCGAGTTTGTCCACTATGTACATGAAGGAGCATCTCTCGGTACAAGTGCGTTCTGGTCTGGATTCTTTGTTTTACTTGGAACTCACGGAACTCACGTAACAATCGGTATTTTCTGGATTATAGGGATTCTGATTCAGTTGAAGAAACGCGGCTTAACTCCGCAAACTTCATCTAAAATCTTTATCTCAAGCTTATACTGGCACTTCTTAGATGTTGTATGGATTTTCATCTTTACGGGTGTCTATCTCATGGGATTGGGGGGTCTGTAA
- the qoxD gene encoding cytochrome aa3 quinol oxidase subunit IV: protein MANKSAEHSHFPWKHIVGFALSIVLTLLALWVAVYTELSPSAKLWIIFGFAFIQAALQLLMFMHMTESENGGIQVGNTLFGFFGAIVIVLGSIWIFAAHYNHGDHMDGNPPEGAEHSEHSGHHE from the coding sequence ATGGCAAACAAATCTGCTGAACACAGTCACTTTCCATGGAAGCACATTGTAGGATTTGCCCTGTCTATCGTTTTGACCCTGCTGGCTCTATGGGTTGCGGTGTATACTGAATTGAGTCCATCTGCTAAACTTTGGATCATTTTCGGTTTCGCCTTCATTCAGGCGGCGCTGCAGCTTCTCATGTTCATGCACATGACAGAGAGCGAAAACGGCGGTATCCAAGTCGGAAACACGCTGTTCGGATTCTTTGGCGCGATCGTCATCGTTCTTGGATCCATCTGGATTTTCGCGGCTCACTATAATCATGGTGACCATATGGATGGAAATCCTCCTGAAGGCGCTGAACACTCAGAGCATTCAGGCCACCACGAATAA
- the ywcE gene encoding spore morphogenesis/germination protein YwcE, with amino-acid sequence MMDMFFAYLLVASATPLFIWLDNKKVALSAIPPIILMWVFFFFYATESLSPLGHTLMIILFAVNVIVAHIAAFIIYGLPYLRRKRSSS; translated from the coding sequence ATGATGGACATGTTTTTTGCTTATTTATTGGTTGCCAGCGCAACGCCTCTCTTTATTTGGCTTGATAACAAAAAAGTCGCACTCTCAGCAATTCCACCAATTATCTTAATGTGGGTATTCTTCTTCTTTTACGCAACTGAAAGCCTTTCTCCACTAGGACACACTCTCATGATTATCTTGTTTGCCGTCAATGTCATTGTCGCTCATATCGCCGCATTTATCATTTACGGTCTTCCGTATCTTCGAAGAAAGCGAAGCAGCAGCTAA